One region of Brachybacterium saurashtrense genomic DNA includes:
- a CDS encoding PD-(D/E)XK nuclease family protein — MTTPSLSADTPRGRMYRLEPDGPLMYPSITTVAGMRAKDFLQGWYATMASKRALEMYAWLDRNPERAAAEISRVSRDRWGTQKRIAAAAPEHTRAAADFGTLVHAVCEEWGTSGTRPDAAHIGAVAEQMRSEQGAFAGEKDPRALIARAEVRLEGYGRFLEDYQPEFLEVEQTVVNHTVGYAGTTDAIVRIGNTVLSADIKTSKKVRGDYALQGVAVCRAELLLDGDGATREMPELTGAFIIHLPEAGGYQAVPLRTGDAEFEVFRALRAAWSFEPDECALDPASGPKDLLLSLLRSKGGIDALS; from the coding sequence ATGACCACGCCCAGCCTGAGCGCCGACACGCCCCGCGGCCGCATGTACCGTCTCGAGCCCGACGGTCCCCTGATGTACCCCTCGATCACCACCGTGGCCGGGATGCGCGCGAAGGACTTCCTGCAGGGCTGGTACGCCACCATGGCCTCGAAGCGGGCGCTGGAGATGTACGCCTGGCTGGACCGCAACCCGGAGCGGGCCGCCGCGGAGATCTCCCGCGTCTCCCGCGACCGCTGGGGCACCCAGAAGCGGATCGCCGCCGCCGCGCCCGAGCACACCCGCGCCGCCGCGGACTTCGGCACCCTGGTGCACGCCGTGTGCGAGGAGTGGGGCACCAGCGGCACGCGGCCCGATGCCGCGCACATCGGTGCCGTCGCCGAGCAGATGCGCAGCGAGCAGGGCGCCTTCGCCGGGGAGAAGGATCCCCGCGCGCTCATCGCCCGCGCGGAGGTGCGCCTGGAGGGCTACGGCCGGTTCCTCGAGGACTACCAGCCCGAGTTCCTCGAGGTGGAGCAGACGGTCGTGAACCACACCGTGGGCTACGCCGGCACCACCGATGCGATCGTGCGGATCGGCAACACCGTCCTCAGCGCGGACATCAAGACCTCGAAGAAGGTGCGCGGCGACTACGCCCTGCAGGGGGTGGCGGTGTGCCGGGCCGAGCTGCTGCTGGACGGCGACGGAGCCACCCGGGAGATGCCCGAGCTCACCGGCGCGTTCATCATCCATCTGCCCGAGGCGGGCGGCTACCAGGCGGTGCCGCTGCGCACCGGCGACGCCGAGTTCGAGGTGTTCCGGGCGCTGCGCGCGGCGTGGTCCTTCGAACCCGACGAGTGCGCCCTCGATCCCGCCTCCGGCCCCAAGGACCTGCTGCTGTCGCTGCTGCGCAGCAAGGGCGGGATCGACGCGCTGAGCTGA
- a CDS encoding DUF4191 domain-containing protein — protein MARTSETAPEKRSKKKNADGTKKPGRLKQMVEVYKYTQEVDRTTLPWMLGAVAASVAVGVLLTLLIFSSPWYGIFMGLAVGLLIAMMILARKAERAAFGRIKGQPGAALAAMQSIRRGWNVDDEPVQIDPRSQKMLFRATGRAGIAVVAEDSSSVSMKLLEKERRSIRRVLQHDNVPVHQIVVGDGDGEVPLHKLPTYMQRMKKQLTKDEAAQVSKRLNALRRSLRQSIPKGVDPMRARPNRKAMRGR, from the coding sequence ATGGCTCGCACGTCCGAGACCGCGCCCGAGAAGCGCTCCAAGAAGAAGAACGCCGACGGCACGAAGAAGCCCGGCCGCCTCAAGCAGATGGTCGAGGTGTACAAGTACACCCAGGAGGTGGACCGCACCACCCTGCCCTGGATGCTCGGCGCCGTCGCCGCCTCCGTGGCGGTGGGCGTGCTGCTCACGCTGCTGATCTTCTCCAGCCCCTGGTACGGCATCTTCATGGGCCTCGCCGTGGGCCTGCTGATCGCGATGATGATCCTCGCCCGCAAGGCCGAGCGCGCCGCCTTCGGGCGCATCAAGGGCCAGCCCGGCGCAGCCCTCGCCGCCATGCAGTCCATCCGTCGCGGATGGAACGTGGACGACGAGCCGGTGCAGATCGACCCCCGCAGCCAGAAGATGCTGTTCCGCGCCACCGGCCGGGCCGGGATCGCCGTGGTCGCCGAGGACTCCTCCTCCGTCTCGATGAAGCTGCTGGAGAAGGAGCGCCGCAGCATCCGCCGCGTGCTCCAGCACGACAACGTGCCGGTGCATCAGATCGTGGTGGGCGACGGCGACGGCGAGGTGCCGCTGCACAAGCTGCCCACCTACATGCAGCGGATGAAGAAGCAGCTCACCAAGGACGAGGCCGCCCAGGTGAGCAAGCGGCTGAACGCGCTGCGGCGCTCCCTGCGCCAGTCGATCCCCAAGGGCGTGGACCCGATGCGGGCCCGCCCGAACCGCAAGGCGATGCGGGGTCGCTGA
- a CDS encoding YciI family protein, giving the protein MAKYLISFPSSAMNLTGEELADAARDAHAVVREAKAAGVWVFGGGIDESVPPVMVTGSGSVLETTYEQTRHIEGGYSVLELETREEALEWARRTAVACRCAQEVRVFMDDPES; this is encoded by the coding sequence ATGGCGAAGTACCTGATCTCCTTCCCCAGCAGCGCGATGAACCTCACCGGTGAGGAGCTCGCCGACGCGGCCCGCGACGCCCACGCCGTGGTGCGGGAGGCGAAGGCGGCCGGCGTGTGGGTCTTCGGCGGCGGGATCGACGAGTCCGTGCCGCCGGTGATGGTCACCGGCTCCGGCAGCGTGCTCGAGACCACCTACGAGCAGACGCGCCACATCGAGGGCGGCTACTCGGTGCTCGAGCTCGAGACCCGCGAGGAGGCCCTCGAATGGGCGCGGAGGACCGCCGTGGCCTGCCGCTGCGCACAGGAGGTGCGGGTGTTCATGGACGACCCCGAGAGCTGA
- the glnA gene encoding type I glutamate--ammonia ligase has protein sequence MFNSPSEIVKYIEEEGVEFVDIRFCDLPGVMQHFNIPASTFDEEAIATGQLFDGSSIRGFQAIHESDMKLVPDLETAYLDPFRERKTLIINFSIVDPFTDEPYSRDPRTVASKAEEYLKSTGIADTAFFAAEAEFYIFDDVRFKTSVNSGFYSIDSDEAVWNTDRDESEFGGNQGYKTRLKGGYFPVPPNDQMADLRDEIVTVLEQTGLQVERAHHEVGTAGQQEVNYRFNTLLQAADDVMKFKYVVKNTVWDAGKTATFMPKPLFGDNGSGMHTHQSLWKDGEPLFFDERGYGGLSDIARWYIGGIIEHSPALTAFTNPTVNSFKRLVPGFEAPVNMVYSARNRSAAIRIPVTGSSPKAKRIEFRAPDPSANPYLSFAAQLMAGIDGIRNRIEPPEPIDKDLYELPPEEHAQIRQLPESLGAALDALEADHDFLTEGDVFPEDLISTWIELKRTTEIDPFRFRPHPHEFELYYDI, from the coding sequence GTGTTCAACAGTCCCAGCGAGATCGTCAAGTACATCGAGGAGGAGGGCGTCGAGTTCGTCGACATCCGCTTCTGCGATCTTCCCGGCGTGATGCAGCACTTCAACATCCCGGCGAGCACCTTCGACGAGGAGGCCATCGCGACCGGGCAGCTGTTCGACGGCTCCTCGATCCGCGGGTTCCAGGCCATCCACGAGTCGGACATGAAGCTGGTGCCCGATCTGGAGACGGCGTACCTGGACCCGTTCCGTGAGCGCAAGACGCTGATCATCAACTTCTCGATCGTCGACCCGTTCACGGACGAGCCGTACTCGCGCGATCCGCGCACCGTCGCCTCCAAGGCGGAGGAGTACCTGAAGTCCACCGGCATCGCGGACACCGCGTTCTTCGCGGCCGAGGCCGAGTTCTACATCTTCGACGACGTGCGCTTCAAGACGTCGGTCAACTCCGGCTTCTACTCCATCGACTCCGACGAGGCGGTGTGGAACACGGACCGCGACGAGTCCGAGTTCGGCGGCAACCAGGGCTACAAGACCCGCCTCAAGGGCGGCTACTTCCCCGTCCCGCCGAACGACCAGATGGCCGATCTGCGCGACGAGATCGTCACCGTGCTGGAGCAGACCGGTCTGCAGGTGGAGCGTGCGCACCACGAGGTGGGCACCGCCGGCCAGCAGGAGGTCAACTACCGCTTCAACACGCTGCTGCAGGCGGCGGACGACGTCATGAAGTTCAAGTACGTCGTGAAGAACACCGTGTGGGACGCCGGCAAGACCGCGACCTTCATGCCCAAGCCGCTGTTCGGCGACAACGGCTCCGGCATGCACACCCACCAGTCGCTGTGGAAGGACGGCGAGCCGCTGTTCTTCGACGAGCGCGGCTACGGCGGCCTCTCGGACATCGCCCGCTGGTACATCGGCGGCATCATCGAGCACTCCCCCGCGCTCACCGCGTTCACCAACCCCACGGTGAACTCCTTCAAGCGCCTGGTGCCGGGCTTCGAGGCGCCCGTCAACATGGTGTATTCGGCCCGCAACCGCTCCGCCGCGATCCGCATCCCGGTCACCGGCTCCTCGCCGAAGGCCAAGCGCATCGAGTTCCGCGCGCCGGACCCCTCGGCGAACCCGTACCTCTCCTTCGCGGCCCAGCTGATGGCCGGCATCGACGGCATCCGCAACCGGATCGAGCCGCCGGAGCCGATCGACAAGGACCTCTACGAGCTGCCGCCGGAGGAGCACGCGCAGATCCGCCAGCTGCCCGAGTCGCTCGGCGCCGCGCTGGACGCCCTCGAGGCCGATCACGACTTCCTCACCGAGGGCGACGTGTTCCCGGAGGACCTCATCTCCACCTGGATCGAGCTCAAGCGCACCACGGAGATCGATCCGTTCCGCTTCCGCCCGCACCCCCACGAGTTCGAGCTCTACTACGACATCTGA
- a CDS encoding RDD family protein has protein sequence MIDRKDLGSWMDGSPAEEGYVKGSALGLPATGRGAVAPFWRRPLSLLADWGLCLLVSALLFSGDALANLALFVVMNVLFLSLFGATPGQFAVRVRVLPVRGRSPMVLRALVRTALMLLLLPAVVWNRDRQPLHDVVAGTATVTA, from the coding sequence GTGATCGATCGCAAGGACCTCGGCTCGTGGATGGACGGCTCTCCCGCGGAGGAGGGCTACGTGAAGGGCTCGGCCCTCGGCCTGCCCGCGACGGGCCGCGGCGCCGTGGCGCCGTTCTGGCGCCGACCCCTCTCCCTGCTCGCCGACTGGGGCCTGTGCCTGCTGGTCTCCGCACTGCTGTTCTCCGGCGACGCGCTGGCGAACCTCGCCCTCTTCGTGGTGATGAACGTGCTGTTCCTGAGCCTTTTCGGGGCCACGCCGGGCCAGTTCGCGGTGCGCGTTCGGGTGCTGCCCGTGCGGGGCCGTTCGCCGATGGTGCTGCGGGCTCTGGTGCGCACCGCGCTCATGCTCCTGCTGCTGCCGGCGGTGGTGTGGAACCGCGACCGCCAGCCGCTGCACGACGTGGTCGCCGGTACCGCCACGGTCACCGCCTGA
- a CDS encoding bifunctional [glutamine synthetase] adenylyltransferase/[glutamine synthetase]-adenylyl-L-tyrosine phosphorylase → MTREPATTTGALARLGFSSTDRARRFLAEPVLAGLGDRAVAALGRTADGDDAVLGLLRLAESAQEAGQGRLCAEFLGSIGQEGSGGQRLITLLGSSVALGDVLARHPELLELLREGDDDLALEAQAVRSRLLEAVGADPAAEVPVAADGGREVRDALRVAYHGRLAQIAAADVGAEDPTALQPQVSAAISDLADAALEAASAIARATVEGHEAVRWAVIALGKTGARELNYISDVDVMHVVAPAAHLCDEDGELAAEHEEHVLRVGAALARELARACSERTGEGSLWQVDANLRPEGKDGPLVRTLASYRRYYTEWAKSWEFQALLKARAAAGDRELGAEYEEMVEPWVWKASTREGFVEDARAMRRRVVAHIPRAEVERNLKLGPGGLRDVEFTVQLLQMVHGRTDEALQGRSTLEALARLGEGGYISRTHVAEMDEAYRFLRCVEHRLQLHRLRRTQVLPTAASDLRRLARSLGEGTDGFHQRYQRTRRRVRQLHEEIFYRPLLLTASQLSDGEIRLSRESAAARLEAIGYRDPERALGHITALTEGISRRAKIQRHLLPAMLEWFADGVDPDLGLLGFRRLSDTIGSAHWYLGLLRDSGLAAKRLTRVLAAGRYVGEQLEQIPEAVRWLARDEQLRPLARDVLGREFLAVISRVDTIEVAQDVLRRTRNRELLRIALAHLTGVATAEEVARALTDLAEAVLEAGMLVALHVVARERKAIGEDGETLDSAPEVDVETALRLRERRSDPARALGIEMAILALGSFGAREMGYSSDADVQFVVLDRGAGAQTVEIAIAVATRTQHILNAPTARADMRVSADLRPEGRVGPLARSLDSWSDYYRRDAETWEKQALLRARPVVASEAVAARLREEMDRHRYPAGGIDASARREITRMKARVESERLPRNADPSRHVKLGRGGMTDVEWCMQLLALEHGHEVEALRTEHTLDLLEAAGEVELLPVRDVRELAEAWSLAWLVRRSLFLWKGREGDVLPTDRHDLRALALLIDGDDGSASELEERYLRLTRRARSIAEEIIFGPAEM, encoded by the coding sequence GCGGAGTCGGCCCAGGAGGCCGGTCAGGGACGGCTGTGCGCCGAGTTCCTTGGCAGCATCGGGCAGGAGGGCTCGGGCGGACAGCGCCTGATCACCCTGCTGGGCAGTTCGGTCGCGCTGGGGGACGTGCTCGCGCGCCACCCGGAGCTGCTGGAGCTGCTGCGGGAGGGGGACGACGATCTCGCGCTCGAGGCGCAGGCGGTGCGGAGCCGCCTTCTCGAGGCCGTGGGCGCGGACCCGGCGGCGGAGGTCCCGGTCGCGGCCGACGGCGGCCGCGAGGTGCGCGACGCCCTGCGCGTCGCCTATCACGGGAGGCTCGCCCAGATCGCCGCCGCGGACGTGGGCGCCGAGGACCCCACCGCCCTCCAGCCGCAGGTCTCCGCCGCGATCAGCGACCTCGCCGATGCGGCGCTGGAGGCGGCCTCTGCCATCGCCCGCGCCACCGTGGAGGGCCACGAGGCGGTGCGCTGGGCGGTGATCGCCCTGGGCAAGACGGGCGCGCGCGAGCTCAACTACATCTCCGACGTGGACGTGATGCACGTGGTGGCCCCGGCCGCGCACCTGTGCGACGAGGACGGCGAGCTCGCGGCGGAGCACGAGGAGCACGTGCTGCGGGTGGGGGCCGCGCTCGCGCGCGAGCTGGCCCGCGCCTGCTCGGAGCGCACCGGCGAGGGGTCGCTGTGGCAGGTCGATGCGAACCTCCGCCCCGAGGGCAAGGACGGCCCGCTGGTGCGCACCCTGGCCTCCTACCGCCGCTACTACACCGAATGGGCGAAGTCCTGGGAGTTCCAGGCGCTGCTGAAGGCACGTGCCGCGGCCGGGGACCGGGAGCTCGGCGCCGAGTACGAGGAGATGGTGGAGCCGTGGGTGTGGAAGGCCTCCACCCGGGAGGGCTTCGTGGAGGACGCCCGGGCGATGCGCCGGCGCGTGGTCGCGCACATCCCGCGCGCGGAGGTGGAGCGGAACCTCAAGCTCGGCCCCGGCGGGCTGCGCGACGTCGAGTTCACCGTGCAGCTGCTGCAGATGGTGCACGGCCGCACCGACGAGGCGCTGCAGGGACGCTCCACCCTCGAGGCGCTCGCACGCCTGGGCGAGGGCGGGTACATCTCCCGCACCCATGTGGCGGAGATGGACGAGGCCTACCGCTTCCTGCGCTGCGTGGAGCATCGCCTGCAGCTGCACCGCCTGCGCCGCACCCAGGTGCTGCCCACCGCCGCCTCGGACCTGCGCCGCCTGGCGCGCAGCCTGGGGGAGGGGACCGACGGGTTCCACCAGCGCTACCAGCGCACCCGCCGGCGGGTGCGGCAGCTGCACGAGGAGATCTTCTACCGGCCGCTGCTGCTCACCGCCTCTCAGCTCAGCGACGGCGAGATCCGCCTGAGCCGCGAGAGCGCCGCCGCCCGGCTGGAGGCGATCGGGTACCGCGACCCGGAGCGGGCCCTCGGGCACATCACCGCGCTCACCGAGGGCATCTCCCGCCGCGCCAAGATCCAGCGCCATCTGCTGCCGGCGATGCTGGAGTGGTTCGCGGACGGCGTGGATCCGGATCTGGGGCTGCTGGGCTTCCGCCGCCTCTCGGACACCATCGGCTCCGCCCACTGGTACCTGGGCCTGCTGCGCGACTCGGGGCTCGCCGCCAAGCGCCTCACCCGGGTGCTCGCCGCCGGGCGCTACGTGGGCGAGCAGCTCGAGCAGATCCCCGAGGCGGTGCGCTGGCTGGCCCGCGACGAGCAGCTGCGGCCGCTGGCCCGGGACGTGCTGGGCCGCGAGTTCCTCGCCGTCATCTCCCGCGTGGACACGATCGAGGTGGCGCAGGACGTGCTGCGCCGCACCCGCAACCGGGAGCTGCTGCGCATCGCGCTCGCCCACCTCACCGGGGTGGCCACTGCCGAGGAGGTGGCGAGGGCGCTGACGGACCTCGCCGAGGCGGTGCTGGAGGCGGGCATGCTGGTGGCGCTGCACGTGGTGGCGCGGGAGCGGAAGGCGATCGGGGAGGACGGCGAGACCCTCGACAGCGCCCCGGAGGTGGACGTGGAGACCGCGCTGCGCCTGCGCGAGCGCCGCTCCGATCCCGCCCGGGCGCTCGGCATCGAGATGGCGATCCTCGCGCTGGGCAGCTTCGGCGCCCGCGAGATGGGCTACTCCTCCGACGCCGACGTGCAGTTCGTGGTGCTCGATCGCGGCGCGGGGGCACAGACGGTGGAGATCGCGATCGCGGTCGCCACCCGCACCCAGCACATCCTCAACGCCCCCACCGCCCGCGCGGACATGCGCGTGAGCGCGGACCTGCGCCCCGAGGGACGGGTGGGACCGCTGGCCCGCAGCCTGGACTCCTGGAGCGACTACTACCGCCGGGATGCGGAGACCTGGGAGAAGCAGGCCCTGCTGCGGGCACGGCCGGTGGTGGCCTCGGAGGCGGTCGCCGCCCGTCTGCGCGAGGAGATGGACCGTCACCGCTACCCGGCCGGGGGGATCGACGCCTCCGCGCGGCGCGAGATCACCCGCATGAAGGCACGGGTGGAGTCCGAGCGGCTGCCGCGCAACGCGGATCCGTCCCGGCACGTGAAGCTGGGCCGCGGCGGCATGACAGACGTGGAGTGGTGCATGCAGCTGCTCGCCCTGGAGCACGGCCACGAGGTCGAGGCGCTGCGCACCGAGCACACCCTGGATCTGCTGGAGGCGGCGGGGGAGGTCGAGCTGCTGCCCGTGCGGGACGTGCGCGAGCTGGCCGAGGCCTGGTCGCTGGCGTGGCTGGTGCGACGCAGCCTGTTCCTGTGGAAGGGCAGGGAGGGGGACGTGCTCCCCACCGACCGCCACGACCTGCGCGCCCTCGCCCTGCTGATCGACGGGGACGACGGCTCCGCCTCCGAGCTGGAGGAGCGCTACCTGCGCCTGACGCGCCGGGCGCGGAGCATCGCCGAGGAGATCATCTTCGGGCCCGCCGAGATGTGA